DNA from Nitrospira sp. SG-bin1:
TCGACATGTACAGTGACCGTGCTTCCCCCCGCGAGCGTGGCTTCTTCCGCAGGTTCCGTGATTTTGAAGGCCAGGACATGCAGTGGCAGGCTAAGGCAAAAACATAGGACAAGCAGGGAAACGAGGAATCTAAAGAGACATGTGTGAAGCGTGATATCCGATGGTTGATGTGGCACGGTCACCTGGTGAGGTGATAAGGAACATCAATGAGAATCACCCGGTCTTTAAAGAGGAGTGCGGCTTTGAGCATCAAAGCCCGTTGGTTATGAAGGATGCTCTGCCACCACCGTGCGGGAAGGATCTCGGGGATTACTACCGTTACCCAGGTATTCTGGTCTTTTTCGAGCAATTCTTCGACATAATCCAGTAACGATCCCAGGACTGAACGGTATGGGGAGGAAAGGGCGATTAAATTTACGCCTCCTCCCCATTGAGCCCACTGGATTTTGACTTTGGCGCTTTCTTCGGGATCAACATCGACGAAGACGGCGCGGATTTCACCTGGTCGGCTGCGCGCATAGTCCAACGCACGAACCACGGCACGATTTAAACCGCTAATGGGAATAATGACGATATTGCGCCTCGGCAACGGAGGACGTTCTCCTCGACGATCCAGCGCGATTTGTTCGGTGACAGCTTTATAGTGAGAGCGAATTCCCTGAAACATGAGGAGAAGAATGGCCACCAGTACAAAAACGATCCAGGCGCCCTGCATAAACTTGGTGCTCGCGATAATGATGGTCGCGATGCCGGTGGTCAGGGCGCCGGCCCCATTGACGATCAATTTAGTCTGCCAGTGCGGTCCCTTTTTAACCAACCATCGCTTCACCATGCCGGCTTGCGAGAGCGTAAAAGACACAAACACGCCGATGGCATACAAGGGAATCAATGCGTGCGTATCGCCTTGGAACAGCACCAGCAAAAGGCAGGCGAAGAATCCAAGGATGATGATGCCGTTCGAAAAGACCAGGCGATCGCCGAAGGTCGCCATCTGGTGAGGCATGAATCCATCACGCGCAAGGATCGAGGACAGATGAGGAAACCCGGCAAAGGCGCTGTTCGCAGCCAAGACCAACAACGCCATGGTACCGATCTGGATGGCGTAGTAGACCGCCCCCGTGCCGAATGTCAGTCGGGCCAGTTGGGAGACCACCGTCTCATCAGACTTGGGGAGGATGCCATAATGATAAGCCATCCAGCTGATACCCATGAACAGTGAGGCCAGGATGGTCGACATCCAGACCATGGTGGTGGCGGCATTATTGGATTCAGGCTGACGAAACGCTTTGACTCCGTTCGAAATGACTTCCATACCGGTGACCGCTGAACAGCCAGCAGCAAAGGCGCGGAGAACTAAAAACAGAGTAAGGGTTTCTGTCTCGACCGGATTAGCGATGGGAGGGATCTCGCCGGAATTCGAGAGAGACCGAATTGTACCCGCTATGACAAGCAGGCCCAATCCTCCTATGGCAAAATAGGTCGGAACGGCGAAAAACTTGCCGGACTCGCGAACTCCGCGCAGATTC
Protein-coding regions in this window:
- a CDS encoding amino acid permease encodes the protein MVLKRWLVGDPLKTAQARHERLSKTIALAIFSSNAISSVAYATEEILLVLVLAGAAAVAWSIPVSLAILFLVVVLTISYRQIIYEYPEGGGAYVVARSNLGDRPALVAAAALMIDYVLTVAVSVAAGIAALTSAIPSLYIHREALGLVAILFIIVMNLRGVRESGKFFAVPTYFAIGGLGLLVIAGTIRSLSNSGEIPPIANPVETETLTLFLVLRAFAAGCSAVTGMEVISNGVKAFRQPESNNAATTMVWMSTILASLFMGISWMAYHYGILPKSDETVVSQLARLTFGTGAVYYAIQIGTMALLVLAANSAFAGFPHLSSILARDGFMPHQMATFGDRLVFSNGIIILGFFACLLLVLFQGDTHALIPLYAIGVFVSFTLSQAGMVKRWLVKKGPHWQTKLIVNGAGALTTGIATIIIASTKFMQGAWIVFVLVAILLLMFQGIRSHYKAVTEQIALDRRGERPPLPRRNIVIIPISGLNRAVVRALDYARSRPGEIRAVFVDVDPEESAKVKIQWAQWGGGVNLIALSSPYRSVLGSLLDYVEELLEKDQNTWVTVVIPEILPARWWQSILHNQRALMLKAALLFKDRVILIDVPYHLTR